A genomic window from Anaerosporomusa subterranea includes:
- the addB gene encoding helicase-exonuclease AddAB subunit AddB produces the protein MGIRLLYGRAGSGKTSACLKEIRDLMRRDPLGPPLILLTPEQATFEAERELARGGGFCRAHVYGFRRLAHSVLMETGGAARPQLSDLSKRMILRQALADNEDQLTVFRQAAHQRTFAQTMASLISEFKAYSVNPRALAEAAVQASNSPLGSKLSDLAAVYASYEGLIAGRYADPQDYLGMLLHKISRSSLRGSTVFVDGFDWFTKQEYGVLGALANVAENLTITLCLDRHEAEDKQEVDLFYRQAVTAALIKQLAKDNQLSFEAQEVRSPGRFAASSLLTYIEQSLAGVKGEAPSKQIAQTEDIVIVEAANRRAEIEGIARDIIRLCRDKSYRWRDTAVLVRDEAIYSDIIATVFADYGIPCFQDRRRPAVHHPLAEVLRSSVEAIVERWDYEPVFRALKTGLFPLSDEQIDLLENYVLEFGIRGKRWLQEEDWRFMRRWSLDEDEQPDAAGQQYLDTVNTIRRQAIAPLAALAAECRRSKTAAEYTGKLFGFLIAINAPQTLEAWAKEAEAAGDLALAEEHSQLWNAIIGLFDELVDCCGDQAMTLEEYGEILGEGLEGLTLGLIPSGLDHVTVTSLDRTRLLRAKAVYLPGVNEGVLPRRGKVDSLFSDEERLLLKGMGVELAPGAAAEAFAETYLVYFALTRASEYLWVSYSLADEEGKGMQLSQAVNELKLRVQGGSNPGFSVRSLRLEPLPGEEKSFIAHPRRAASALAVSLRQSGGKPEDLSPVWLDVYNVCLENEERKAGLRLALSGLFHSNSETQLDPQLARQLWLSRGSRLRGSVTAFESFYSCPFQHFARFGLKLRERQVFKLEPPGMGLLLHAVVKSFGEAVNQSGRNWGDLSRDETASLCESIVGELAPKLQNEILLSNAQYRHIQGRIRRTAETVIWRLVEFDRGSSFKPIALEQSFGLGGDSLPPILLQLEDGIELELAGQIDRLDCAEHNGKKYFLVIDYKSGGAWLELLDVYHGLKLQLLLYLLASCRLGELLTGAPDCLPAGVLYYFLKRPSVTGSTFLPPDKVAEKLNAQMKMPGWVLADPDIVKLLDANIRQYSQFLKIGFNPDKGTFYKQTAHYLKDQEQFTLLMHHVEQQCQRAAKGILSGDIDLRPYDLAGRTACERCRFRPVCQFDRMLADNDFAKLPLLDDDTIFSLIGKEG, from the coding sequence GTGGGCATCCGACTTTTATATGGCCGGGCCGGGTCTGGCAAGACTTCGGCCTGTTTGAAAGAAATACGAGACTTGATGCGGCGTGACCCACTAGGGCCGCCGCTGATTCTTCTTACCCCTGAGCAAGCCACCTTTGAGGCCGAACGGGAGTTAGCTCGCGGCGGCGGTTTTTGCCGTGCACATGTTTATGGCTTTCGTCGGCTGGCTCATTCTGTGCTGATGGAGACCGGCGGCGCAGCCCGGCCGCAGCTAAGCGACCTATCAAAGCGCATGATTCTGCGCCAGGCATTGGCTGATAATGAGGATCAACTGACTGTATTTCGGCAAGCAGCTCACCAGCGAACGTTTGCACAGACCATGGCCTCTCTGATTAGCGAGTTCAAGGCCTACAGCGTTAACCCCCGGGCTCTGGCCGAGGCGGCGGTACAAGCGTCCAATTCACCGCTTGGCTCGAAACTGTCTGATCTAGCCGCTGTTTATGCCTCATACGAGGGGTTAATCGCCGGGCGCTACGCCGATCCGCAGGACTATCTGGGTATGCTGCTGCACAAGATTTCTCGCTCCAGCCTGCGTGGTTCTACTGTATTTGTTGATGGGTTTGATTGGTTTACCAAACAAGAATATGGTGTACTCGGCGCACTGGCTAACGTAGCAGAGAACTTGACCATAACCTTGTGTCTGGACCGGCATGAGGCTGAAGATAAACAGGAGGTCGATTTATTTTACCGCCAGGCAGTGACGGCGGCTCTCATCAAACAGCTGGCCAAGGATAATCAATTGTCGTTTGAGGCGCAGGAGGTCCGCAGTCCGGGCCGGTTTGCAGCTAGTTCGTTACTGACCTATATTGAACAGTCACTAGCAGGGGTGAAGGGTGAAGCCCCCTCTAAACAAATTGCTCAAACAGAGGACATTGTTATCGTTGAAGCAGCTAACCGGAGGGCTGAGATTGAGGGGATCGCCCGCGATATTATTCGCTTATGTCGGGACAAGAGCTACCGCTGGCGAGATACGGCAGTCCTGGTGCGAGATGAAGCAATTTACTCTGACATCATCGCCACTGTATTTGCTGATTACGGTATTCCCTGTTTTCAGGATCGCCGCCGCCCGGCTGTGCATCATCCGCTGGCAGAAGTACTGCGGTCGTCAGTCGAGGCTATTGTTGAACGCTGGGATTATGAGCCGGTATTTCGTGCGTTGAAAACAGGCTTATTTCCTTTATCTGATGAACAAATTGATCTATTGGAAAATTACGTGTTAGAGTTTGGTATTCGCGGCAAGCGTTGGCTGCAGGAAGAAGACTGGCGGTTCATGCGCCGCTGGTCGCTGGATGAAGATGAACAGCCTGACGCGGCGGGGCAACAATATCTTGATACGGTGAACACCATCCGCCGCCAGGCGATTGCACCGCTTGCTGCTCTAGCTGCCGAGTGCCGCCGGTCGAAAACGGCGGCTGAGTATACTGGCAAGCTATTTGGCTTCCTGATTGCGATCAACGCCCCACAAACCTTAGAAGCCTGGGCGAAAGAGGCTGAGGCGGCGGGTGATTTGGCGCTGGCTGAAGAACACAGCCAGCTTTGGAATGCAATTATTGGTCTATTTGATGAATTGGTTGATTGTTGTGGCGATCAGGCAATGACGCTTGAAGAGTATGGCGAAATACTGGGTGAAGGTCTTGAGGGATTGACCTTAGGGCTGATTCCGTCAGGGCTGGATCATGTTACAGTCACTTCGCTTGACCGGACGCGTCTGCTTAGAGCCAAAGCCGTCTATCTGCCAGGAGTCAATGAAGGGGTTTTGCCGAGACGCGGTAAGGTGGACAGTCTATTTAGTGATGAAGAACGCCTGTTGCTGAAGGGGATGGGAGTCGAGCTGGCGCCAGGTGCGGCTGCTGAGGCCTTTGCGGAGACCTATCTGGTCTATTTCGCGTTAACGAGGGCCAGTGAATACTTGTGGGTCAGTTATTCCTTGGCTGATGAAGAGGGTAAAGGAATGCAGCTTTCCCAGGCAGTCAACGAGCTCAAGCTGAGAGTTCAGGGCGGCTCTAACCCCGGATTTTCGGTGCGATCCCTGCGGCTCGAGCCACTGCCGGGAGAGGAAAAATCGTTTATTGCCCATCCGCGCCGGGCGGCTTCGGCACTGGCGGTTAGCTTGCGCCAATCGGGCGGTAAACCGGAAGACCTTAGTCCGGTGTGGCTTGACGTATATAATGTCTGTCTTGAAAATGAAGAACGGAAAGCGGGATTGCGATTGGCGCTATCCGGGCTGTTTCACTCAAATAGCGAAACTCAGCTTGATCCTCAGCTAGCCAGACAGCTCTGGCTATCGCGTGGGTCGCGTCTGCGTGGCAGCGTAACTGCGTTTGAATCGTTTTATTCCTGTCCCTTTCAGCATTTTGCCCGCTTTGGCCTGAAGCTGCGGGAACGCCAGGTTTTCAAACTGGAACCGCCTGGCATGGGACTGCTACTGCATGCGGTCGTCAAGTCGTTTGGCGAAGCGGTGAATCAGTCTGGCCGGAACTGGGGCGATTTGAGCCGGGATGAGACCGCCTCGCTGTGTGAATCGATTGTCGGCGAGCTTGCCCCGAAACTGCAAAATGAGATCCTGTTGTCAAACGCACAGTATCGGCATATTCAGGGGCGAATCCGGCGTACTGCCGAAACTGTCATTTGGCGGCTGGTGGAATTCGACCGCGGGAGTTCGTTTAAGCCGATCGCGCTGGAGCAATCCTTTGGACTAGGCGGCGACTCGCTGCCGCCGATTTTGCTGCAACTGGAAGATGGCATCGAGCTTGAGTTGGCCGGTCAGATTGACCGCTTAGACTGCGCCGAACACAATGGCAAAAAGTATTTTCTAGTCATTGATTATAAATCAGGTGGCGCTTGGTTGGAGCTGCTGGATGTGTACCATGGCTTGAAGCTGCAGCTTTTGCTGTATCTGTTGGCTTCGTGCCGGTTAGGTGAACTGCTGACAGGGGCGCCTGACTGCCTGCCGGCGGGAGTGCTGTATTATTTTCTCAAACGGCCCAGCGTGACTGGGTCTACGTTCCTGCCACCGGACAAAGTGGCAGAAAAGCTCAACGCGCAGATGAAAATGCCTGGCTGGGTGTTGGCTGATCCGGACATTGTGAAACTGCTTGACGCAAATATCCGTCAGTACTCGCAGTTTCTGAAGATCGGCTTTAACCCAGACAAGGGAACCTTCTATAAACAAACTGCTCATTATTTAAAAGATCAGGAACAGTTCACGCTGTTGATGCACCATGTGGAGCAGCAATGTCAGCGAGCAGCCAAAGGAATTCTCAGTGGTGATATTGATCTGCGACCGTATGACTTGGCTGGTCGAACCGCTTGTGAGCGCTGCCGGTTCCGGCCAGTCTGCCAATTTGATCGGATGCTGGCTGATAATGACTTTGCCAAACTACCTTTGCTTGATGATGATACGATTTTTAGCCTGATCGGGAAGGAGGGGTAG
- a CDS encoding HD domain-containing phosphohydrolase translates to MEIWFWLVLVAGSVSWAARERRENTLLRATVKQEQTEISQQQNTQEQIRLNEARFKAILETSVDVMTRLDLDGVILELYTRPGFYQTPPDRRLVGKKIDSIYETSVTDRYQQAMEQVLLTGRPQRFTYEGEYHGRAYGREVWLTGCGEELIAIERDTTERVMMAKQLRYLNLYDSLTGLFNRSRFEQEMRHFGEDEQCSVGIVVCDLDGLKLINDTLGHEQGDRQLVDVADLFKRCFRAEDHIARIGGDEFAAILPNVDDETLTAICRKISQEVDEYNLLLPNARLGLSIGHAMRGCPTDMNTLFIEAENEMYRQKQLRDENVRQFILDGMFQSVEARDYFKSGHPQRVEEYAVKLAAVLELSSEQVENLHLLSRYHDIGNVGLDERIVMKPGRLTTDERQEIAQHCEIGCRIARCVPALVPVADLVLKHHEQWDGSGYPLGLQHTDIPLECRILAIADAYEAMTAGRPYRHALSKTEAIEELRRGAGTQFDPELLKLFLQVLESEHE, encoded by the coding sequence ATGGAAATATGGTTTTGGCTCGTGCTTGTGGCTGGTAGTGTTAGCTGGGCTGCTCGGGAACGCAGAGAAAACACACTATTGAGGGCCACAGTCAAACAAGAACAGACAGAAATCTCCCAACAGCAGAACACCCAAGAACAAATCCGGTTGAATGAAGCCAGATTCAAAGCCATCCTGGAAACGTCGGTTGACGTGATGACCCGGCTGGATTTAGATGGTGTCATTCTTGAGCTGTATACGCGGCCCGGCTTTTATCAAACTCCGCCAGATCGTCGCCTAGTCGGTAAGAAAATTGATAGCATTTATGAGACGTCGGTTACAGACCGCTACCAGCAAGCGATGGAACAAGTATTATTAACCGGACGACCGCAGCGTTTTACCTATGAAGGCGAATATCATGGTAGAGCCTACGGTCGGGAAGTCTGGTTGACCGGCTGTGGTGAGGAACTGATCGCTATTGAGCGGGACACGACAGAACGAGTGATGATGGCTAAGCAACTGCGTTATCTCAATCTGTATGATTCGTTAACCGGATTGTTTAATCGCAGCCGATTTGAACAGGAAATGCGGCATTTCGGCGAAGACGAGCAATGTTCTGTCGGGATCGTTGTCTGCGATCTGGATGGACTAAAGCTGATTAATGACACCCTTGGCCATGAACAGGGAGATCGACAACTGGTAGATGTGGCTGATCTTTTCAAACGCTGTTTCCGAGCGGAGGATCACATTGCACGTATCGGCGGTGATGAATTTGCTGCGATCTTGCCAAATGTAGATGATGAAACACTGACAGCAATTTGCCGAAAAATCAGTCAAGAGGTCGACGAATACAATCTACTGCTGCCAAACGCTAGGCTTGGCCTGTCGATAGGTCATGCTATGCGCGGTTGTCCGACTGATATGAATACTCTATTCATCGAAGCGGAAAACGAAATGTATCGACAAAAGCAGTTGCGCGACGAAAACGTCCGCCAGTTTATTCTTGACGGCATGTTTCAATCCGTGGAAGCCAGAGATTACTTTAAAAGCGGTCATCCGCAACGAGTCGAGGAATATGCAGTTAAATTGGCTGCAGTTTTGGAACTAAGTTCAGAACAGGTAGAGAATCTTCACCTGTTATCCCGCTATCACGATATCGGCAACGTTGGCCTTGATGAACGCATTGTCATGAAACCTGGACGATTGACGACTGATGAGCGACAGGAAATTGCGCAGCATTGCGAAATCGGCTGCCGGATTGCCCGCTGTGTTCCTGCTTTGGTACCTGTCGCAGACTTGGTTCTTAAACATCACGAGCAGTGGGACGGCAGCGGTTACCCGCTGGGTTTGCAGCATACTGATATTCCGCTGGAGTGCCGTATCTTGGCGATAGCAGACGCCTATGAGGCAATGACCGCAGGACGCCCCTACCGCCATGCCCTGAGCAAGACTGAGGCGATTGAAGAACTGCGCCGGGGCGCGGGTACTCAATTTGATCCAGAATTACTGAAGCTATTTTTGCAGGTGCTCGAATCCGAACACGAATAG
- a CDS encoding 3D domain-containing protein produces the protein MNMKVFKRTIVTMMAVVTLATSLITPVLAAAPANYKQAIDIVATAYAPGPHDNGKWGNLTHIGTQVRPGIIAVDPRIIPLKSKVYIEFPDGTGRYAIAEDTGGAIKGNRIDIAMWTVDEAYKFGMKNVKLYVVE, from the coding sequence ATGAACATGAAAGTGTTTAAACGTACAATCGTAACTATGATGGCTGTTGTCACACTGGCAACTAGCTTGATCACACCGGTACTCGCAGCCGCGCCAGCCAACTATAAACAAGCGATCGATATTGTTGCGACCGCATACGCGCCAGGCCCTCACGATAACGGTAAATGGGGCAACCTGACCCACATCGGCACCCAGGTGCGTCCTGGCATCATTGCCGTCGACCCGCGCATTATCCCGTTGAAATCGAAGGTGTATATTGAGTTTCCCGATGGCACTGGCAGGTATGCCATTGCTGAGGATACCGGTGGCGCAATCAAAGGAAATCGTATCGATATCGCAATGTGGACAGTTGATGAAGCATACAAGTTTGGCATGAAAAACGTTAAGCTGTATGTAGTAGAATAG
- a CDS encoding RMD1 family protein, translating into MQSEFKAVVLANEIDLNKIAEHFGINRQFRWEETLILAGKSLEGITRQSEGKRVYLYHFGSIVFLNFQHHEMMDVVNYLRKIEKSLTTGAFEYVDDYILETVTDLTEADMPYVSNDRMLIAQEESYHREIVATMLARSVALEKIEVDISRLLDEIEEIVTFLHMGNLNMSDRRLAKLSAKIFGFKLNMVSYIMLLDKPDITWNNAEASRLYDEMGRLFEVSERYQKIRQKAEVLTDITEVFSGLAHASRGTRLEWAVILLIAFEIVLSLLDIFVFK; encoded by the coding sequence ATGCAGTCAGAATTTAAAGCGGTCGTGCTGGCCAATGAAATCGATCTAAATAAAATTGCCGAGCATTTTGGCATCAATAGACAATTCCGCTGGGAGGAGACGCTGATTCTTGCTGGGAAATCACTGGAGGGAATCACTCGTCAATCGGAGGGAAAGAGAGTATATCTGTACCATTTTGGCAGTATAGTCTTTTTGAATTTTCAACATCACGAAATGATGGATGTTGTAAATTACCTGCGGAAGATTGAAAAGAGTTTGACAACAGGAGCCTTCGAATATGTTGACGACTACATTCTCGAAACAGTGACAGATCTGACTGAAGCAGACATGCCCTATGTAAGCAATGACCGGATGTTAATCGCGCAGGAAGAAAGCTATCACCGCGAAATCGTCGCGACTATGTTGGCAAGGTCGGTGGCACTAGAAAAAATCGAGGTCGACATTAGTCGTCTGTTAGATGAAATAGAAGAAATCGTTACATTTTTGCATATGGGTAATTTAAATATGTCTGACCGACGTTTGGCCAAGCTATCGGCAAAGATCTTCGGTTTTAAGCTGAACATGGTGTCATACATCATGTTACTCGATAAACCGGATATTACGTGGAACAATGCGGAAGCTAGTCGATTGTATGACGAAATGGGACGGTTATTTGAGGTATCAGAGCGCTACCAGAAGATTCGCCAAAAAGCAGAAGTCTTAACAGATATCACCGAGGTGTTTTCCGGTCTGGCTCACGCCAGCCGTGGCACTCGGCTCGAATGGGCAGTTATTCTCTTGATCGCGTTTGAAATCGTACTGAGTCTATTGGATATTTTTGTGTTTAAATAG
- the pepV gene encoding dipeptidase PepV → MNLEKAVELQRDALIKSTQEILAIRSVENNAVNGSPFGEDVGLALDRALQIANRLGFRTVNLNGYVGYAEYGSGEDYVAVLGHLDVVPEGSGWTYLPYGGEIHDGKLYGRGSTDDKGPTMAALFGLAAIKDLNLPLSKRVRIIFGTNEETGSKDLQYYAAREKPPVAGFTPDASFPVIYAEKGGCKFRLSKNLSAGISAVRLLALNAGERVNIVPNRAEAVLVADEPQKLFKACAAFAARHNAKIDASLAADGNVCLVSHGKAAHASLPHQGVNAAMQLLAFLAECELPTDLLSYCQAVTTAIGKETDGSSLGIAYRDDESGSLTLNAGLLRFIDNQIALTCDVRFPVTWSGEQVVERVRIAADRLGIDVESASFGKPLFFAKDHPLVATLQRVFREATGSDVEPIAIGGGTYAKHLANTVAFGPQFPDQPDLCHQADEYIALDDLVLCAKIYAYAIYELAK, encoded by the coding sequence TTGAACCTGGAAAAAGCAGTAGAACTGCAGCGAGACGCGCTGATTAAATCAACGCAGGAGATTCTCGCTATTCGAAGCGTAGAGAACAATGCAGTCAATGGCAGCCCCTTTGGCGAGGACGTTGGCCTGGCGCTCGACCGCGCGTTGCAGATCGCGAACAGACTCGGATTTCGCACTGTCAATCTAAATGGCTATGTCGGCTATGCGGAATATGGCAGCGGCGAAGACTATGTTGCCGTTCTGGGACATCTTGATGTAGTGCCTGAAGGCAGCGGCTGGACGTACCTGCCGTATGGCGGAGAAATTCATGACGGCAAACTGTATGGTCGCGGTTCGACAGATGACAAAGGGCCGACGATGGCTGCCTTGTTCGGTCTAGCTGCTATCAAGGATCTCAACCTGCCGTTATCGAAACGAGTGCGGATTATCTTTGGCACCAATGAAGAGACTGGCAGCAAAGACTTGCAGTATTACGCAGCACGCGAAAAACCGCCAGTGGCCGGCTTCACCCCTGACGCATCTTTTCCCGTCATCTATGCGGAAAAAGGCGGCTGCAAATTTAGGTTGTCTAAAAATCTCTCTGCCGGGATATCTGCTGTCCGACTGCTTGCACTTAACGCCGGTGAACGGGTGAATATCGTGCCAAATCGAGCGGAAGCCGTGCTGGTTGCTGACGAACCGCAAAAACTATTTAAGGCCTGCGCCGCTTTTGCCGCCCGGCACAATGCTAAAATCGACGCCTCGCTCGCCGCGGACGGCAACGTCTGTCTCGTCTCGCACGGTAAAGCGGCACATGCCAGCTTGCCACATCAGGGAGTCAATGCTGCTATGCAACTACTGGCATTTCTCGCAGAATGTGAATTGCCCACCGATCTGCTATCATACTGTCAAGCAGTTACCACCGCCATTGGTAAAGAGACGGATGGCAGTTCGCTCGGTATTGCTTACCGGGACGATGAGTCTGGCAGCCTTACGCTAAATGCGGGTCTGCTCCGTTTTATCGATAACCAAATAGCTCTGACCTGCGACGTTCGTTTCCCTGTCACCTGGAGTGGCGAACAGGTAGTGGAAAGAGTACGAATCGCCGCAGACCGCCTTGGTATCGACGTTGAGTCAGCTTCGTTCGGCAAACCACTCTTCTTTGCTAAAGACCATCCCCTTGTCGCCACTTTGCAGCGTGTATTCCGCGAAGCAACCGGATCAGATGTTGAACCAATAGCCATCGGCGGCGGCACCTATGCGAAACACTTAGCTAACACCGTAGCCTTCGGTCCGCAGTTTCCCGACCAGCCTGACCTCTGCCATCAAGCAGACGAATATATTGCGCTTGATGATCTCGTGCTCTGCGCCAAAATCTACGCTTACGCGATCTACGAGCTGGCCAAATGA
- a CDS encoding SDR family NAD(P)-dependent oxidoreductase, with protein sequence MMLPQNRKKQVALVTGAAHGIGRTIAYRLAAEARVFLVDINEAAGVKTESSLRDAGYEATFIQGDVSVEADVIRVAERVAANCGKLDWLVNNAGISQFSPLSDISVEEFDRVLAVNLRSAFLFAKYTLPLLLAAGSAAIVNISSSRALMSEPGNEAYAASKAGLLGLTHALANSLGGAIRVNAICPGWIDVSQGAATLTPQDHAQHPVGRVGIPEDIAELTAFLLSPAAGFITGQEFVVDGGMTKKMIYV encoded by the coding sequence ATGATGCTACCGCAAAACAGGAAAAAGCAGGTCGCCTTAGTAACTGGCGCAGCCCACGGCATTGGCCGCACAATTGCCTACCGACTCGCGGCAGAAGCAAGAGTGTTTCTGGTCGATATCAATGAGGCGGCTGGCGTAAAGACTGAATCGAGTCTACGCGATGCAGGATATGAAGCAACCTTCATTCAGGGAGATGTATCAGTCGAAGCTGACGTAATCCGGGTGGCAGAGAGAGTTGCCGCCAATTGCGGCAAGCTCGACTGGTTGGTAAACAATGCGGGTATTTCCCAATTTAGTCCGCTGTCCGATATCAGCGTGGAGGAATTTGACCGCGTTCTTGCCGTCAATCTGCGGTCAGCCTTTCTCTTTGCCAAATACACATTGCCGCTGCTTCTTGCTGCCGGCAGTGCCGCGATTGTCAATATCTCCTCCTCGCGGGCGTTAATGAGCGAGCCTGGCAACGAAGCCTACGCCGCCTCAAAAGCTGGCCTATTAGGGCTGACTCACGCGCTGGCTAATTCCTTGGGGGGCGCGATTCGTGTGAATGCGATTTGTCCGGGTTGGATCGATGTCAGCCAAGGCGCAGCCACGCTAACCCCGCAAGATCACGCCCAACACCCGGTTGGCCGGGTAGGCATCCCGGAAGATATTGCCGAACTGACAGCGTTCCTGCTTTCGCCAGCCGCTGGCTTTATTACCGGACAGGAGTTCGTGGTCGATGGCGGCATGACAAAAAAAATGATTTACGTCTAA